A region from the Burkholderiales bacterium genome encodes:
- a CDS encoding TauD/TfdA family dioxygenase, translated as MSVTLEDERLVYRHQWSAGDPLMWDNRCLLHCANTNFDATRFPRVLQRTCLRGTAPA; from the coding sequence ATGTCCGTCACTCTCGAAGACGAACGCTTAGTCTACCGCCACCAGTGGAGCGCGGGCGACCCGCTCATGTGGGACAACCGCTGTCTGCTCCACTGCGCGAACACCAATTTCGATGCGACGCGCTTTCCGCGCGTCCTGCAGCGGACGTGTCTGCGCGGGACGGCGCCCGCCTGA